The Triticum aestivum cultivar Chinese Spring chromosome 5A, IWGSC CS RefSeq v2.1, whole genome shotgun sequence genomic sequence AAAATATAAGTTGAATGGTTTTTGATGAGCAACAAATGTTTCAAACAATAATATACTTTTGGAATATATGATAATGTTCTATAAATACACTAATTACTATGCAATtaactttttaaaatttgatgcAAACATTATTTCTACAAATCAAGAAAAAATTAATACCCGATGGACGTTTCCAAATTAAATGACAATATTTCAATATACTTTTTTATTACATGAAAAAATAATTTTAATACATGATGACATTTTGGACTGTGCACTTTCCACTTTTTTATGAATACACGATGAAAATTAACATTCAAAATAAAACAGAAGAAAAGAATTACTAAAAGTATGAGAAGATTAGAAATTGTATTAGGAAAGAAAAAAGTAATACATAACAGAAAAAAGAGGTTACAATATTAAAAAAATAGGAATAAAAAATAAGCATAAGTAAAAAATAAACATAAAAATAAAGAGGTAAAAAGAAAATGGTAATAAGAATAATAAATACAAAAgttaaaaagggaaactattatcaGAATCACGTGGTAAACAATTTTATAACAGTGACAAACTTTTTGAAAaccatgatgaacattttttgtgtAAACAACATGACCTTCATTTAAATAAATGGCAATCATTTTGAAGATGAAAGATGACAATTTTAATACACCATAAACATTCTTTGAAATCACGTTGACAAGTTGTTAAATACATGATgaatgtttttgaaatatgtgatgaacatttttgatACGCGATGAGCTTATAGCAATACACCACAATAATCTTTTGAATAAATGCACAATAAATATTTTCTCAATGGATGATGAACATATTTCAATAGAAAATTAATATTTTTGATACATTATGGACATATTTTGAATTACATTACAATTTTTTAAAGTACACAAGGAGCATTCACAATGATTAAAAATgtaaaaaaaagataaaataaaataaagcaacAATGGAAAATGAAgtaagaagaaaaatagaaacatGAATAAAAAAAGGAATAAGGTACCAAGAAAAAGAAAGTTACAATTAAAGAGGAAACATAAACAAAAGATAAATGGTGAAAAGGGAAACATGAAAGAGAAAACCCCCAAAAGGGGAAAATGAAAGAACAAAAGGAAATAAAGAGAAGGAAACAAAAAGGGAAGAGACCTAGAAGGAAGTCACCAAAACCAAGCAAAACATAAAAAAAATATTGAAACCCCGCATCAAGAGAAACGGTCCATCTCTCCCATTATGGGGCTGGCCCACGTCACTGTGATTGTGGGCGAGCATGCTATTACGCGCACTAGGTGAGCAATAGCTCCTGCGGCGAAGAGCAAGAAGGTGCATTGTGTGAGCCCAATGTTTCTGCTGAATAGCTTTTGGTCCCCCTTCCGGTCTCGTCGCCTCTGTTGAAGGCAAGACATGCAAAAATCAATCTGCGGTGGTCTCTTTGTTTAGGCTAGTGGtttattagggcatgtacaatggttgatagaaccgttttatcttaaatcttgcatgtaCTTTAGAGATGATAAAAAAGTATATTTACAATGGGTtatatcttagccttatcttcaataactagctattccttaaaacatggtgagacaaattatgctaagagatcatcttttgtcttatcttaaataagagaagacaaacttttttttatgagttctctctcctccacctcatcatttatcctacgtgacactcctaagatagcaccattgtacatgcccttaggttTTAAAATGCATCTTGTTTGACTGCTTTTGCAGTTTTTGCACAGTTTGCACTTTTTGAGTCCGACCAGACCAGGCTAATCCGTGGTTTCATATTTGGTTAATGGAGCCGGAGATCACTTCCTGTTTTGCTAAAAGATAACTTCTACAGTTGGCGTCAAAGCGTAAGTGACGTACTCGGGGTAGCTAGTACATTAGGCCGACCTTTGTAGTTTTTTATTTCCCTCCCCATTTTCACATGAATTTCATACAATTTTCACTTGATTAAGGTACGCACCTATCTTAACAATACGAAGTGTTTTTTTAATATGTACATTTTGTAAATAAACTTCTAAATATCTGCCCATTTTCCTTTTCAAAACCGCTTGTTTTTTGTCTCGCTTACGCCTATTGCGCATGGCAGTTGGGCCGAGCTCAGGAGTGGCCCATTAACACGTACATTTTTTTGTCATAAATCTCCAAGAACACCCAGTAATTTATACATAATCATTTTAATAGTATTAAGAAATAATTAACATTGGTGTTGCAAAAAATATTTGGAAATATAAAGTGTCCATTCATATACTACTAAAAATGTTCACGTAGAAAATGTTCACATGTTCTACTAATATAACATCTAGGTAATAAAAAAAGTGTCCATGTATTTATAATGTAATCAGAAAAAAATATTCACATGGTTTAAAATGTGTTGAtttaatttcaaaaaatgatcACGTATTCTAAAAATATGTATGTAATTTTAAAAAGTCTTTAGAGGTTTTCACTTTAGAGCATGGCAAATCCTTACAACAACATGCCAATCTTATCTGTTTTCGCATGATAATTCTAGGCGTTTGCTTGGAAATCTTAAAAATCGGATATTAGCCTATTAAAATTCTTGTATTTGTTTTAcatttaataattttatttttgGATGATTTGACGATTGCTCACCACGACTGCCATGTGGTATAACTCCTTTTGTTTGTTGACCAGATTATcgtaaaataaaattcaaaaatacGTGAGGGTCTTATAAACAGGAAGACATGGAGTAATAAACATACACCATGGTTGGGTTTGTTTTCAAGTGGTAGATAAGCAACTAATTAAGGGACTGGCTAACTGCAAGTCGAgcaaagagagccttggctcagtggttgggcatgcggttatgcagcctaacgacccgagttcaattcctagaattgacaggtgatgcacatgggttttcccccgtttattgaggatcaagtttggtgtgtaggaccatgtttatcttggtactcatactaaaatggcagtatgcatccctagttggtgcagaggccgggaagtgaaATTCTCTCCCATTTTTAAAGAGGGCGACTTAGGCGCACGCCCTACCCTAGCGCCGCCAGCCGATCTACCAActctcccgccgcgccgccgccgaaggAGGTCGCCgggcgaagccctcgcggccggcggcggcggcggggcgtctccTCGTGGCGGTTCCCGTGCTGCAGGGCAGCAGTTCGTGGCGGCGCGTGGTGTGCAGCCGATGTGGCCCGGCTTGCATCTGACCAAGGAAGGTGATGGCGTGAGGCCCTCATCCTTAGATGGATTGGGATTCTCCGCCGCGCTTCCGAAAGGATTCCAGCGCTGCGGGTACTGGTACGTGTGAGGTCCGACCGGCAATTGCAGGCTTGGCCGGATATACACGATGGTGTTCAAGGCCGGCGAGGTGGCAATCGGTGTCCAGGATGAACACTCCGGTGTGGCAGCGGCCTCACGGCGGACTGCAGGGGCGACTGAAAGGTCTTTGCGAGTGATACCCTCCAAGATCAGGTGGTTGTTTCGACAGTGTTATGCAATCTATGGACGATGTCTTGTCGCAGAGGGTATGGTTGCGCAGCGGAGGCTGTTGGTTTCTAACCCAGCACTTGTAGCTGCTAGGATCGTGGAAAAGTGGCGGCGACAGCACATGCTTGACTTTGATGGTGGTGCTTTTTGAGTACCCGGTCttgagctccggggtgaaaacctagatcaagcCCATGTCGGTTATACTGGCAATGACGATGTTTCGCCATCGTTAGCTTGTTGAAGGCACTGCTCGGAGATGCTCGGACagtttcttcagggtgaaaacctagactTTGGCATTTGGTGGTTGGTCCCAGTGACGGCGGTGCTCGAGCATCGCTCCCTTCCTGAAAGCGTTGTTTGTCAATCTCGACTTAGAACGCTTCAGGGCGGGTTTTTTTTCCCgcttaggcatagctttggtcttatatgactttgctatttgccgatGGTATTTTCTGTGTGTGCGttagtgttggctgtgtgcatcctagctatgcagaggccgggtgtgtgctcattgtgtttgtattatcttgatacttcattttgagtaataaaatccaccctttgtcgagAAAAAAACTGCAAGTCGACTGAAAACATGAATTGGGTTAGTCGATTTGCAAGGATCAATCTGAGCCGTTGGATAACAAAAGAACGGTTCTGCTCACGTCCTCTTCCTCCAACCGTCAAACTCCTGGAGAACAGATCATACGCTCGATCTTCTTCAGTCGACTGGCGTGCAACTATCAAACTCGAGAAATTACATGCGTTTATTACATTACAGGATGAGAAAGCATGGGAAAGTAAGGACGTACAAATACATGCAAGCATACATAATTAATTGTTGCTGCCGTCGGCGCGAGCCGGGCAGCGatggcggccaaggggtggctttcTTTTACGAAATCTCTCCCTCGACGTCATCGTCGGCGGTGGGCATCGGCTCCTTTGGGTTCTCCTCGAACCTCTTGGCCTGCTCCAGGTAGGCGTTCATGCGCGGCGTCGCATAGAGGCACATGACCTCCCCCTCGTCGCCCCTCGCGGCGGTGCGCTGCCGCCCGTGGGACGTGACGGTGGCGAGGGCGTAGGGGTGTCCCCGCTCGTTGTAGATCTCCTGCGACTCCATGAAGGCGAGCAGCTGCAGCAGCTCGGCGCGGAGCGCGTTGACCATCTTCTCCCCGTCGTCCAGGTCCAGCAGCACGATGTCCTCCACCGCGTTCTGCGCGTCCGCGAtcctctcccgcgcttcctccagcCTCTCATCGTCCGCCAGGAGGCTCGCCGCGTTGATGGTGTCGGCGTGCATCCGGCGCACCTCCTCGGCCAGCACAGAGCGGTTCTCGACAGCACCGGCGTCTACGGGAGAGCTTGGGTTCGGGGTGCGCACAATCAGGATGGCCTCGAGAGACTGGCGCGTCTTCTGGCCAGCGTAGCTGTGCCGCGCCTCGGCCAAAGTGGCGTCGTACTCCTCGGTCTCGTCGCTGTCCCTGAGAGTGAAGTTGACGGCCACCTTGCGGGCTTCTCCGCTGAAGAGGGTGCCGaacttgatggtgatgaggccTCTCTTGTCGTCGGTGATCGTCGTGTAGTCTGTGCCGGGGGCCACGGTCATCTTCTCCAGGTCGCCATCGGCGGTGTTGGGCTCGAGCGTGAGCTGCACGTCCTGCGCCACCACCGTGAGCAGGCCGCCGAGCAGCTGCGAGAAGGGCGCGCTGAGGTTGGTCCCGTCCGGCACCGCGCTGTACGTCCCGCCAGTGGACTTCTTGGCCAGGTCGCTCAGCAGCTTGTGGTTCGTGCCGGCGCCGAAACCAAAGGTGTAGACGGCCACTTCGCCGGGGTGGACTTCCCTGGGGTCGCCGGAGGTCGTCTGCCCGTCTGACATGAGGAAGATGTTGGGGGTGCGGGACTCGGCGTGGACGCGGCCAGCGAGGACGGCCAGCCCCAACTCGAGACCGGCCTTTATGTCGGTCCCTCCGCCGGCCGCCAGGCCGTCGACGTCGGCCTTGAGGTCGGTCTGGGCAGCCTGCGTCATGGAGCGCAGTGGGGTGAGCCTGCGGGCGGTGCTGTCGAAGGTGACGATGGAGAGGCGGTCCACGGAGGTGAGCTTCATGATGACGAACTGCAGGGCCTTCTTCACGCTCTGGATCTTGTCCCCGCCCATGCCGCCGCTCACGTCCAGCACCGCCACCAGGTCCAGCCCTTCCCTCATGGCGGCGGAGGATGTGGCCCTGATCTCCACCATGGCCGTCACTGTATCCTTGGTCAGCCCCACATCTTTCCTGTTGTACGCCGGAATTGCCATCATCACCAGCCCATCTTTGCTACCTGCATATAATCCTCGATCTCCATTCTTCCCTTGACGAATCAATTACATATATTGGGGCCATGAGTTGAAATATTCGTGCATGCATCTGGATTGTCTTAAGCTAGCTAGCTGTACCTGCATTCGGAGAAGGAGGCTTCTCATCGTCTCCGAACGACGTCATCCCGCCTGGTACTGCTAAAGTGCTAAGGTCGCTAACAAGGCAGAGAGCACAGCACACCTTCTGTATGCCTGCCTGTCGCTCGTCTGTGTGAGTGATCGATAGATGGGCAGGGATAcctctatatatatatacacacatccAACAACAAGATAGctaccaaaattcaaaaaacagcAAGATAGCTTTGTACTAGATAGGAGAGGGAAAGTAATTTTGGCAAGCGGACTTTGAAACAGTTCTTCATAGAATATTTAGCTTAG encodes the following:
- the LOC123101120 gene encoding probable E3 ubiquitin-protein ligase WAVH2, translating into MAIPAYNRKDVGLTKDTVTAMVEIRATSSAAMREGLDLVAVLDVSGGMGGDKIQSVKKALQFVIMKLTSVDRLSIVTFDSTARRLTPLRSMTQAAQTDLKADVDGLAAGGGTDIKAGLELGLAVLAGRVHAESRTPNIFLMSDGQTTSGDPREVHPGEVAVYTFGFGAGTNHKLLSDLAKKSTGGTYSAVPDGTNLSAPFSQLLGGLLTVVAQDVQLTLEPNTADGDLEKMTVAPGTDYTTITDDKRGLITIKFGTLFSGEARKVAVNFTLRDSDETEEYDATLAEARHSYAGQKTRQSLEAILIVRTPNPSSPVDAGAVENRSVLAEEVRRMHADTINAASLLADDERLEEARERIADAQNAVEDIVLLDLDDGEKMVNALRAELLQLLAFMESQEIYNERGHPYALATVTSHGRQRTAARGDEGEVMCLYATPRMNAYLEQAKRFEENPKEPMPTADDDVEGEIS